In Solanum pennellii chromosome 7, SPENNV200, the following are encoded in one genomic region:
- the LOC107025120 gene encoding uncharacterized protein LOC107025120, which yields MAIYYISKKFTPYESRYNLLERTCCAFMWLAQKLRHYLSSYTTYPFSIMDPLKYIFQKAVPTGKLAKWQMLLIEFDIMYVTQKAIKELAFVGHLAENPVDEEYEPLKTYFYDEEVSFVGENISEAYPGWRLFFDRATNHQGKGIGAVVVSKSGQHYPMAAKLRFNCTNNMAEYEVQYAQKLCKRLCKIKFRHTPRIQNELADDLATIASMIKHPDSDYIDPLDIEFKEHPVHCFHVEAEADGLPWSFDIKKYLEFGTYPEDATSNQKKSIRLMALNFFLSEEILCRRTPYLGLLR from the exons ATGGCTATCTActatataagcaagaagtttactccataCGAGTCTCGTTACAATTTGTTGGAGAGAACGTGTTGTGCTTTTATGTGGCTTGCCCAGAAGTTGAGACACTATTTATCATCGTATACTACATATCCCTTTTCCATAATGGATCCattgaagtatattttccaGAAAGCGGTGCCGACCGGAAAGTTAGCGAAATGGCAAATGCTGTTGATTGAGTTTGATATCATGTATGTGACCCAGAAGGCAATAAAAGAACTGGCCTTTGTTGgtcatcttgcagaaaatcccgttgatgaagaatatgaaccaCTTAAGACTTATTTTTACGATGAAGAAGTGTCGTTTGTGGGTGAGAATATTTCTGAAGCATATCCaggttggagattattctttgatcGAGCGACAAATCATCAAGGTAAAGGCATTGGAGCAGTCGTAGTGTCAAAATCTGGTCAGCACTATCCCATGGCAGCTAAGCTCCGATTTAATTGCACAAACAACATGGCTGAATACGAA GTACAGTATGCACAGAAATTGTGCAAAAGATTATGTAAGATCAAGTTCAGACATACTCCTAGAATACAGAACGAATTGGCCGATGATCTTGCCACCATCGCTTCGATGATAAAACATCCGGATTCagattatattgatcctctggATATAGAGTTTAAAGAACATCCAGTCCATTGTTTCCATGTCGAAGCAGAAGCGGACGGCTTGCCTTGGTcttttgatataaagaagtatttggagtTTGGGACTTATCCTGAAGATGCTACGTCCAACCAAAAGAAGTCGATACGCCTTATGGCTCTTAATTTCTTTCTTAGTGAAGAAATCCTTTGTAGGAGGACTCCATATTTGGGTCTTCTAAGATGA